The following proteins come from a genomic window of Aquimarina sp. MAR_2010_214:
- the fsa gene encoding fructose-6-phosphate aldolase: protein MKFFIDTANLDQIKEAQDLGVLDGVTTNPSLMAKEGITGRENIINHYKKICEIVTGDVSAEVISTDFEGIIKEGEELAKLHDQIIVKVPMIKDGVKAIKYFSDKGIKTNCTLVFSAGQALLAAKAGATYVSPFIGRLDDISTDGLNLIAEIRLIYDNYGFDTQILAASVRHTMHVIDCAKIGADVMTGPLSSIEGLLKHPLTDIGLAKFLADYKKGN, encoded by the coding sequence ATGAAATTTTTTATTGATACTGCAAATCTTGATCAGATTAAGGAAGCGCAAGATTTAGGAGTTCTTGATGGAGTAACTACAAATCCGTCTTTGATGGCTAAAGAAGGTATCACTGGTAGAGAAAATATTATTAATCACTATAAAAAGATCTGTGAAATCGTAACCGGAGATGTAAGTGCAGAAGTAATTTCTACAGATTTTGAAGGTATTATTAAAGAAGGAGAAGAATTGGCTAAGCTTCATGATCAAATCATTGTAAAAGTACCAATGATTAAAGATGGTGTAAAAGCAATAAAATATTTTAGTGATAAAGGAATTAAGACGAATTGTACTTTAGTGTTTTCTGCTGGACAGGCTTTACTAGCAGCAAAAGCAGGAGCAACTTATGTTTCTCCCTTTATTGGTAGATTAGATGATATTTCTACAGATGGACTTAATCTCATCGCAGAGATTAGATTAATTTATGATAATTATGGATTTGATACACAGATTTTGGCAGCTTCAGTAAGGCATACAATGCATGTAATTGATTGTGCTAAGATTGGTGCTGATGTAATGACGGGACCTCTTTCTTCTATAGAAGGATTACTTAAACATCCATTAACTGATATTGGTCTTGCTAAGTTTCTTGCAGATTATAAAAAAGGAAATTAA
- a CDS encoding SDR family oxidoreductase, producing MSTNQSNTVVLITGGSSGIGKSIGIYLAEKGYIVYGTSRNPSRFPDFKPFTLLELDVADGNSIESAITTIEQKHGRLDVLINNAGAGITGPIEEIPNEEIVRNFTTNYFGPINVTKAVLPIMRKQGSGLIVNITSIAGYMGLPYRGIYSASKAALEMTTEAWRMELKGFNIRMTNVAPGDFATNIAAGRYHAPVIENSPYEKPYGDTLKLMDSHVDSGNDPLEMAEAVFKIIKNQKPKVHYKVGAFMQKFSIVLKRILPDRIYEKMLMNHYKL from the coding sequence ATGAGCACTAATCAAAGTAATACTGTAGTTTTAATTACAGGAGGATCTTCTGGGATAGGGAAATCTATAGGCATATATTTAGCAGAGAAAGGGTATATTGTATATGGTACTAGTCGTAACCCATCTCGATTTCCTGATTTTAAACCTTTTACTCTTTTAGAATTAGATGTTGCTGATGGTAATAGTATCGAATCTGCTATTACAACAATAGAACAGAAACATGGACGATTAGATGTGCTAATCAACAATGCCGGAGCGGGTATTACTGGTCCGATAGAAGAAATCCCTAATGAAGAGATAGTACGGAATTTTACTACAAACTATTTTGGTCCAATTAATGTTACTAAAGCCGTTTTACCAATTATGCGAAAACAAGGAAGTGGCTTAATTGTTAATATCACTTCTATTGCTGGATATATGGGATTACCATATAGAGGAATTTATAGTGCTTCTAAAGCTGCATTAGAGATGACTACAGAAGCATGGCGAATGGAGTTAAAAGGGTTTAATATTAGAATGACGAATGTGGCTCCAGGTGATTTTGCAACCAATATTGCTGCGGGGCGCTACCATGCTCCCGTTATTGAAAATTCTCCGTATGAAAAACCATATGGTGATACACTAAAACTAATGGATAGCCATGTAGATTCTGGTAATGATCCCTTAGAAATGGCTGAAGCTGTTTTTAAGATTATAAAAAACCAAAAACCAAAGGTACATTATAAGGTAGGGGCATTTATGCAAAAATTTTCTATTGTACTAAAACGAATATTACCAGATAGAATATATGAGAAGATGCTAATGAATCATTATAAATTGTGA
- a CDS encoding glutaminyl-peptide cyclotransferase — MKIHNSFVIIILSILSFSCGSNQDKQKKHFSIKTEDNKTKFKLGETIKANIINAQNIKIDSVTFLLDNKKVASKKDFSYEEKIDDEKLGNHVLTAQVFYDGNIDTISKKVAFLNNVSPKLYSYKIIAEYPHDKEAFTQGLEFFGDTLYESTGKKGMSSLRKLNYKTGEILIKKDVAKEYFAEGITIMNDKIFQLTWTSKEGFIYDLTTLEKTGSFAYNQSKEGWGLCNDGNQIYKSDGTEKIWILDPNTLAEKDYIEVTTNKGVKSRFNELEWVNGKIYANTWQKDGIAVINPNSGALEAVIDLSGLRKKVAQHEKLDVLNGIAYNADTKRLFVTGKNWDKLFEIEVIKKP, encoded by the coding sequence ATGAAGATTCATAACTCCTTCGTCATCATTATTTTAAGTATACTTAGTTTTTCTTGTGGAAGTAATCAGGATAAGCAAAAAAAACATTTTTCAATCAAAACTGAGGATAATAAAACCAAATTTAAGTTGGGTGAGACGATAAAAGCAAACATTATAAACGCTCAAAATATAAAAATTGATTCTGTCACCTTTCTTTTAGACAATAAAAAAGTAGCTTCTAAAAAAGATTTTAGTTATGAAGAAAAAATAGACGATGAAAAACTAGGGAATCATGTCCTAACCGCTCAAGTTTTTTATGATGGAAACATAGATACTATATCCAAAAAGGTAGCTTTTCTTAACAATGTATCCCCAAAATTGTATTCATATAAAATTATTGCAGAATACCCTCATGATAAAGAAGCATTTACCCAAGGATTAGAGTTTTTTGGAGATACATTATATGAAAGTACTGGTAAAAAAGGAATGTCTTCTTTAAGAAAACTCAACTATAAAACCGGAGAAATTCTTATCAAGAAGGATGTTGCAAAGGAATATTTTGCTGAAGGAATTACAATTATGAATGATAAAATATTTCAACTAACCTGGACATCTAAAGAAGGGTTTATCTATGATCTTACTACTTTAGAGAAAACTGGAAGTTTTGCTTATAATCAGAGTAAAGAAGGTTGGGGGTTATGTAATGATGGAAATCAGATCTATAAAAGCGATGGTACAGAAAAAATATGGATACTTGACCCTAATACACTTGCAGAAAAAGATTATATAGAAGTTACTACAAATAAAGGTGTTAAATCCAGGTTTAATGAATTAGAATGGGTTAATGGAAAAATTTATGCGAATACCTGGCAAAAGGACGGAATTGCTGTAATTAACCCTAATAGTGGTGCTTTAGAAGCTGTAATTGATCTTAGTGGCCTCCGTAAAAAAGTAGCACAACATGAAAAATTAGATGTACTAAATGGTATTGCATATAATGCAGATACAAAACGGTTATTTGTTACTGGTAAAAACTGGGATAAACTTTTTGAAATTGAAGTTATCAAAAAACCATAG
- a CDS encoding DEAD/DEAH box helicase, protein MNKFEALGLGEAIIKAVNDMGFEAPSEVQEKAIPILLKEDTDIVALAQTGTGKTAAFGFPLIEKIDSSSRITQGLILSPTRELCLQITNELKNYSKYIPGLHTVAIYGGASITDQAKQIKRGAQIVVATPGRMQDMINRKMVDITNISYCVLDEADEMLNMGFYEDINTILSHTPKDKNTWLFSATMPKEVSTIAKRFMQTPVEITVGHKNTGSKNVSHEYYVVNSRDRYAALKRLADANPDIFSVIFCRTKRDTQKVAENLIGDGYNAAALHGDLSQNQRDLVMKSFRNRQIQMLVATDVAARGIDVDDVTHVINYQLPDEIETYTHRSGRTGRAGKSGVSMVIVSKSEVRKIKSVERIIKKSFEKKEIPSGEEICQVQLFHLASDIGKAEINHEIDSYLPSINEVLEEFSKEELIKKFFSVEFSRFHNYYKKSRDLNAVNEREGSSGRDGSTRYFINVGEKDGFDWMTLKDFLKEVLELGSDSLSRVDVKESFSFFNTNTEHQERVLEVFEDFRMEGRKVNVEISKDSGRRGGRRRRDNDSGGYKGKRRSEGFKPKGKKRFDSKEDRGSGGNRKRDRRKRSDR, encoded by the coding sequence ATGAACAAATTTGAAGCGTTAGGTCTTGGTGAAGCCATTATTAAGGCGGTGAATGATATGGGTTTTGAAGCCCCAAGTGAAGTACAAGAAAAGGCAATCCCTATTTTGTTAAAAGAAGACACGGATATTGTTGCTTTGGCACAAACCGGTACAGGAAAAACAGCAGCTTTTGGTTTTCCATTAATCGAAAAAATTGATAGCAGCAGCAGGATTACACAAGGATTAATCCTCTCTCCTACTCGTGAACTTTGTTTACAAATTACTAACGAACTTAAAAACTACTCTAAGTATATCCCTGGATTGCATACCGTAGCAATTTATGGTGGAGCAAGTATAACAGATCAAGCAAAACAAATAAAACGTGGTGCCCAAATCGTAGTGGCAACTCCTGGACGAATGCAAGATATGATCAACCGTAAAATGGTAGATATCACTAATATTAGTTATTGTGTATTGGATGAAGCTGATGAGATGCTAAATATGGGGTTTTATGAAGATATTAATACCATTTTATCTCATACCCCAAAAGATAAAAATACCTGGTTGTTCTCTGCTACAATGCCAAAAGAAGTTTCTACTATTGCAAAACGATTTATGCAAACTCCAGTAGAAATCACTGTAGGTCATAAAAATACTGGTTCAAAAAATGTTTCTCATGAATATTATGTCGTAAACTCTCGTGATCGGTATGCCGCCTTGAAACGATTAGCAGATGCTAACCCAGATATCTTTTCTGTAATTTTTTGTCGTACCAAAAGAGATACTCAAAAAGTAGCAGAAAACCTTATTGGTGATGGATATAATGCTGCAGCACTACATGGTGATTTAAGTCAAAATCAACGTGATTTGGTGATGAAAAGTTTTAGAAATCGTCAAATCCAGATGTTGGTTGCTACAGATGTAGCTGCACGTGGTATCGATGTCGATGATGTTACTCATGTAATTAATTATCAACTTCCAGATGAAATAGAAACATACACACATAGAAGTGGAAGAACTGGACGTGCAGGAAAAAGTGGTGTTTCGATGGTTATCGTATCTAAAAGCGAAGTTAGAAAAATTAAATCTGTAGAGCGGATCATCAAGAAGAGCTTTGAGAAAAAAGAAATTCCTAGTGGTGAAGAAATATGCCAGGTTCAACTATTTCACTTAGCCAGTGATATCGGAAAAGCAGAAATAAACCATGAAATCGATAGTTATTTACCTTCTATTAATGAAGTTCTAGAGGAGTTTTCTAAAGAAGAATTGATTAAAAAATTCTTTTCGGTAGAGTTTTCTCGTTTTCATAATTATTACAAAAAATCTAGAGATCTAAATGCTGTAAACGAAAGAGAAGGAAGTTCTGGTAGAGATGGTAGCACGCGTTACTTTATTAATGTAGGAGAAAAAGATGGATTTGACTGGATGACTTTAAAGGATTTCCTGAAAGAAGTTTTAGAACTTGGGAGTGATTCTTTAAGTCGAGTGGATGTTAAAGAAAGTTTTTCTTTTTTCAATACCAATACTGAGCATCAGGAGCGAGTACTTGAGGTTTTTGAAGATTTCAGAATGGAAGGAAGAAAGGTTAATGTAGAAATTTCTAAAGATTCTGGTCGTAGAGGAGGAAGACGTCGTCGTGATAATGATAGTGGTGGTTATAAAGGAAAACGCAGAAGCGAAGGATTTAAACCTAAAGGTAAAAAACGTTTTGATTCAAAAGAAGACAGAGGTAGCGGAGGTAATCGAAAAAGAGATCGTAGAAAACGAAGTGATCGTTGA
- a CDS encoding carboxypeptidase-like regulatory domain-containing protein: MKRVLFYIALFASIITYAQENDSSTVSGKVLNAANDQILENVHIINLSQVIGTITNEKGNFNIPAKVNDTLYFSYIGYKPLQVRVTNDWIKFGEVKIKMTELGIALEEVVVADVQLTGYLEIDAKRIPVYNNYRYSISGLNSGYEGGNKQPGAVNKVLGAIFNPADFLYNIFSKRSKELRKLRKMKKDDEIRNLLETKFDRATLMALLQVGRLDIDEILRNCNYSVDFIKFANDLQILDAISECYEEYKILDRK, encoded by the coding sequence ATGAAAAGAGTATTATTTTACATAGCATTATTTGCAAGCATAATTACTTATGCTCAGGAAAATGATTCAAGCACTGTATCAGGAAAAGTATTAAATGCTGCCAATGATCAGATACTAGAAAATGTTCATATTATAAATCTTAGTCAGGTAATAGGAACGATTACCAATGAAAAAGGGAATTTTAATATTCCTGCAAAAGTAAATGACACTCTATATTTCTCTTATATTGGATACAAACCATTACAAGTTAGGGTAACTAATGATTGGATTAAGTTTGGAGAAGTTAAGATTAAGATGACAGAGTTAGGAATTGCACTAGAGGAGGTAGTCGTTGCCGATGTACAACTTACTGGTTATTTAGAGATCGATGCTAAAAGAATTCCTGTTTACAACAATTATAGATATAGTATTTCTGGATTAAATTCTGGTTATGAAGGCGGTAATAAACAACCCGGAGCTGTAAATAAGGTACTTGGGGCTATCTTTAATCCTGCAGATTTTTTGTATAACATATTTAGCAAACGTTCAAAGGAATTAAGAAAGTTACGTAAAATGAAGAAGGACGATGAGATTAGAAATCTTTTGGAGACTAAATTTGATCGTGCGACCTTAATGGCTCTTCTACAAGTAGGACGGTTGGATATAGATGAGATTTTACGAAATTGTAACTACTCTGTTGATTTTATAAAATTTGCAAACGACCTTCAAATCCTTGATGCAATAAGCGAATGTTATGAAGAATACAAAATATTAGACAGAAAGTAA
- a CDS encoding VOC family protein has translation MVTWFEIPVIDMKRAKAFYEKVFDIEISLQDMEGVQMGWFPNPNQVGIATGTLIYAGEHYKPSEDGVLVYFSCDNVANEMSRVADAGGKVVLDKKQISEEHGYMAYFIDSEGNRIALHSLR, from the coding sequence ATGGTTACTTGGTTCGAAATTCCGGTTATTGATATGAAGAGAGCTAAAGCTTTTTATGAAAAAGTTTTTGACATTGAAATTAGTCTTCAGGATATGGAAGGTGTACAAATGGGTTGGTTTCCTAATCCAAATCAAGTTGGAATTGCTACCGGAACATTGATTTATGCGGGAGAACATTACAAACCTAGCGAGGATGGAGTTTTGGTATACTTTTCTTGTGACAATGTTGCTAATGAAATGAGTAGAGTAGCAGATGCAGGAGGAAAAGTAGTTTTAGACAAAAAGCAAATCTCCGAAGAACATGGATATATGGCGTATTTTATAGACTCTGAAGGAAACAGAATTGCATTACATTCGTTACGGTGA
- a CDS encoding RNA methyltransferase — protein sequence MIDIKLLEYLESFLTPRRQGLNKKVLEQRTNHFTVAVEDVYQLHNTSAVIRTCDVFGVQNVHVIEEINAKRIDREIAMGAQKWVDVNRYSTTKECLTTLQRKGYQIVATTPHDNSKILRNFDIDKPSAFFFGREQQGLSDQVLEAADARLHIPMVGFTESLNISVSAAIILQHVTSKLKETNINWQLSEEEKLEKRMEWAKKVIKSHEQIIARYHEN from the coding sequence ATGATAGATATAAAACTTCTCGAATATTTAGAATCATTTCTTACTCCAAGGAGACAAGGTTTAAATAAAAAAGTTTTGGAACAACGTACAAACCATTTTACTGTAGCAGTGGAGGATGTATATCAATTACATAATACAAGTGCGGTGATTCGTACTTGTGATGTGTTTGGAGTTCAAAATGTACATGTAATTGAAGAAATAAATGCAAAACGTATAGATCGTGAGATTGCAATGGGAGCTCAGAAATGGGTAGATGTTAATCGATACTCAACAACCAAAGAATGTCTTACTACATTACAAAGAAAAGGATATCAAATTGTTGCAACTACCCCTCATGATAATTCTAAAATCTTACGGAATTTTGATATTGATAAACCGTCTGCGTTTTTCTTTGGAAGAGAACAGCAGGGGCTAAGTGATCAGGTTTTGGAAGCAGCAGATGCCAGATTGCATATCCCAATGGTGGGATTTACCGAAAGTCTTAATATTTCAGTTTCTGCTGCAATAATATTACAACATGTCACTTCTAAACTTAAAGAAACAAATATTAATTGGCAATTATCTGAAGAAGAAAAATTAGAAAAACGAATGGAATGGGCAAAGAAAGTAATTAAAAGCCATGAGCAAATTATTGCACGATATCATGAAAATTAG
- a CDS encoding mechanosensitive ion channel family protein codes for MEKAQEWFNYGIELAKEFGPKLITAILIYIIGSWVIKKLISSVKKVMSKSKYDESLQKFLLNLITWSLKVFLIIIVISRLGVDVTTFAAVIAAAGLAVGLALQGSLSNFAGGVLIMIFRPYKIGDVIEAQGILGVVKEIEIFTTKLTTPENKLAIVPNGAMANGNIINYTAEGMMRVDITIGIGYDENIKNAKEVLLGVLTSNPKIMKDPAPSVNVSQLGESSVDLAVRPYCTPEDYWDVYFATLENCKLALDDAGIEIPYPHSVEIKKEG; via the coding sequence ATGGAAAAAGCTCAAGAATGGTTCAATTACGGTATTGAACTGGCAAAAGAATTTGGCCCTAAACTCATTACTGCCATCCTTATTTATATCATAGGATCGTGGGTTATCAAGAAACTGATTAGTAGTGTTAAGAAGGTGATGTCTAAAAGCAAGTATGATGAATCTTTGCAAAAGTTTTTATTGAACTTAATCACTTGGTCTCTAAAAGTATTCCTTATTATTATTGTAATTTCAAGATTAGGAGTAGATGTTACTACTTTTGCTGCTGTAATTGCTGCAGCTGGTTTGGCAGTAGGTTTGGCTCTACAGGGATCTTTATCAAATTTTGCTGGTGGAGTACTCATTATGATTTTTAGACCATATAAAATAGGAGATGTTATAGAGGCACAGGGTATATTGGGCGTAGTTAAAGAAATTGAAATTTTTACAACCAAATTAACTACTCCAGAAAATAAGTTAGCTATTGTTCCTAATGGAGCAATGGCAAATGGTAATATTATTAACTATACTGCAGAAGGTATGATGAGAGTAGATATCACGATAGGTATAGGTTATGATGAAAATATAAAAAATGCAAAAGAAGTATTATTAGGAGTTTTAACATCAAACCCTAAGATAATGAAAGATCCAGCTCCTTCTGTAAATGTTAGTCAATTGGGAGAAAGCTCTGTCGATTTGGCTGTACGACCATACTGCACCCCCGAGGATTATTGGGATGTATATTTTGCTACCTTAGAAAATTGCAAACTAGCGCTTGATGATGCTGGCATAGAAATACCTTACCCACACTCAGTAGAAATAAAAAAAGAAGGCTAA
- a CDS encoding OmpA family protein, with the protein MNFTKYFINISLSMLLSGIAFSQEKRMAKADESFNRYAFVDARKIYLQVAESGYESANLFKKLGDSYYFNARLEDAIPWYEKLTTKYADDINPEYLFRYSQSLKSIQRYEEADKIMEQFNTITGNDQRAESFMNTRDYLKFIEMQSGKFRLLKLSVNSKYSDYAPSFNNQGKLIFASSRGGGSGMSKTVHEWNEMPFLDLFSSTIIESNGILQTPKKLKGKINTKFHESSTSFSSDGQTVYFTRNNYIKRKLGSNVEGTILLKIYRATLENDKWTNIEELSFNSNEYSVAHPALSADGTKLYFASDMPDSRGLSDLYVIDIHEDGTFGEPQNLGDKINTEGRETFPYVSNSGRLYFASDGHIGLGGLDVFVTVPEKEGEFSIPYNVGKPVNSSEDDFTFVLNENTKIGYFSSNRAGGKGNDDIYSFKQTEELITTCNQYVTGVITDANSREVLVDAEVFLLDDTNNELLRTVTDTKGMYKFDLDCDTSYIIRANKIEYSPTEVPLTANNVLEHKHDLALQLSKGGLIEKELKPGDDLAKLLDLEIIYFDLNKSFIRSDAEIELQKIIAALKEYPNLRIDVRSHTDSRADDDYNMYLSERRAKSTIKYIVEKGKIDRSRVTGRGYGETSLINKCVDGISCSDAEHQLNRRSEFIILQ; encoded by the coding sequence ATGAATTTTACCAAATACTTTATAAATATATCCTTAAGTATGTTGTTGTCGGGTATTGCATTTTCTCAAGAAAAGCGTATGGCAAAAGCTGATGAAAGCTTTAATCGTTATGCCTTTGTGGATGCTCGTAAAATATATCTTCAAGTTGCAGAAAGTGGTTATGAATCTGCGAATTTGTTTAAAAAACTTGGAGACTCTTATTATTTTAATGCCCGGTTAGAGGATGCGATTCCTTGGTATGAAAAGTTAACTACCAAATATGCAGATGATATCAATCCTGAATATTTATTTAGATACTCTCAAAGTTTAAAAAGTATACAACGATATGAGGAAGCAGATAAAATAATGGAGCAATTCAATACGATAACAGGTAATGATCAAAGAGCAGAATCTTTTATGAATACCAGAGATTACTTGAAGTTTATTGAAATGCAATCAGGTAAATTTAGACTGTTAAAACTAAGTGTAAATTCTAAATACTCTGATTATGCGCCTAGTTTTAATAATCAAGGAAAGTTAATTTTTGCATCTTCTAGAGGAGGAGGAAGTGGAATGAGTAAGACTGTACATGAATGGAATGAAATGCCATTTCTCGACCTGTTTTCTTCGACAATTATTGAATCTAATGGGATTTTGCAAACACCCAAAAAATTAAAAGGAAAAATAAATACAAAATTTCACGAATCATCTACTTCATTTAGTAGTGATGGGCAAACAGTATATTTTACTCGTAATAATTATATTAAAAGAAAATTAGGATCTAATGTAGAGGGTACCATATTATTAAAAATATATAGAGCAACACTCGAAAATGATAAATGGACAAATATAGAAGAGCTGTCTTTTAATAGTAATGAATATTCTGTAGCTCATCCTGCATTAAGTGCAGATGGAACCAAACTTTATTTTGCAAGTGATATGCCCGATAGCAGAGGTCTTTCTGACTTATATGTTATTGACATACATGAAGATGGTACTTTTGGTGAGCCTCAAAATCTAGGAGATAAAATTAATACAGAAGGAAGAGAAACCTTTCCGTATGTTAGCAATTCGGGACGATTGTATTTTGCAAGTGATGGGCATATTGGTTTAGGAGGATTGGATGTTTTTGTAACTGTTCCTGAGAAAGAAGGAGAGTTTTCTATCCCTTATAATGTAGGGAAACCAGTAAATAGTTCTGAAGATGATTTTACTTTTGTATTGAATGAAAATACAAAAATTGGATATTTCTCAAGCAATCGAGCAGGAGGGAAAGGAAATGATGATATTTATAGTTTTAAGCAAACGGAAGAATTAATTACTACTTGTAATCAATATGTTACTGGCGTGATCACAGATGCTAACTCTAGAGAAGTTTTGGTAGATGCCGAAGTATTTTTATTAGATGATACCAATAACGAATTATTGCGTACCGTTACAGATACAAAAGGAATGTATAAGTTTGATCTTGATTGTGATACATCATATATTATTAGAGCAAACAAGATAGAATATAGTCCTACTGAAGTGCCTCTTACGGCAAATAATGTATTAGAACATAAACATGATCTGGCCTTACAACTTAGTAAAGGCGGATTGATTGAAAAAGAATTAAAACCAGGTGATGATTTGGCTAAGCTATTGGATTTGGAGATCATATATTTTGATTTGAATAAATCTTTTATAAGATCAGATGCAGAAATAGAATTGCAAAAAATCATTGCGGCACTTAAAGAATATCCTAATTTAAGGATCGATGTAAGATCTCATACAGATAGCAGGGCTGATGATGACTATAATATGTATTTAAGTGAACGAAGAGCAAAAAGTACGATTAAGTATATAGTTGAAAAAGGTAAGATAGACAGATCTCGTGTAACGGGTAGAGGATATGGTGAAACTTCACTTATTAATAAATGTGTAGATGGTATATCTTGCAGTGATGCAGAACATCAACTTAACCGTAGAAGTGAATTTATTATACTACAATAA
- a CDS encoding type IX secretion system membrane protein PorP/SprF, whose amino-acid sequence MKKIRIIVVTSFLSIMFFNSYAQQDAQYTQYMYNTISVNPAYAGSRGVMSIMGLHRSQWVGLDGAPRTQTLTLNTPIGGNERVGLGLSIVNDEIGPTSETYFDIDFSYTIPTSETGKLSLGIKAGGHLLNVDFQKLSQFNTNDALFENNIDNKFSPNVGVGVYYHTNKFYVGLSAPNLLETDHFDESTTTSNSDAVSFLAEERVNYYLIAGHVFDLSDDVKFKPAVLGKLVFGAPLQVDVSANFLLYDRLTLGAAYRWSAALSGTIGFQISDALMIGFAYDRETTELGQSQFNDGSYEVFLRFELFKKYNRMLTPRFF is encoded by the coding sequence ATGAAAAAAATAAGAATAATAGTTGTGACATCGTTTTTGAGCATTATGTTTTTTAACAGTTATGCGCAACAAGATGCTCAGTACACTCAGTATATGTATAACACTATAAGTGTTAATCCTGCCTATGCTGGTAGTCGAGGGGTAATGAGTATTATGGGTCTTCATCGTAGTCAGTGGGTTGGTTTAGATGGAGCTCCCCGAACCCAGACTCTTACTCTTAATACTCCAATTGGGGGTAATGAACGCGTTGGTTTAGGTTTGTCTATTGTTAATGATGAGATTGGCCCTACAAGTGAAACCTATTTTGATATTGATTTTTCATACACGATCCCAACTTCAGAAACAGGTAAATTAAGCTTAGGAATAAAAGCGGGAGGTCATTTACTGAATGTTGATTTTCAGAAGCTATCACAGTTCAATACCAATGATGCATTATTTGAGAATAATATAGATAATAAGTTTAGTCCTAATGTTGGAGTTGGAGTTTATTACCACACCAATAAGTTTTATGTAGGTTTAAGTGCTCCCAATTTATTAGAGACGGATCATTTTGATGAGAGTACAACTACAAGTAATAGTGATGCAGTTAGTTTTCTGGCCGAGGAGCGTGTTAATTATTATTTAATAGCAGGTCATGTTTTTGATTTGAGTGATGATGTAAAGTTTAAGCCAGCAGTTTTGGGTAAGTTGGTGTTCGGAGCGCCTTTACAAGTAGATGTTTCAGCAAATTTTTTATTGTATGATCGTTTGACATTGGGAGCTGCTTATCGTTGGAGTGCAGCCTTAAGTGGTACAATAGGGTTTCAGATCTCAGATGCATTAATGATTGGATTTGCATATGATCGAGAAACGACTGAGTTAGGTCAGAGTCAATTTAATGACGGAAGTTATGAGGTATTTCTCAGATTCGAGCTCTTCAAAAAATACAATAGAATGTTAACACCTCGTTTCTTTTAA